In one window of Amblyomma americanum isolate KBUSLIRL-KWMA chromosome 9, ASM5285725v1, whole genome shotgun sequence DNA:
- the LOC144104926 gene encoding atlastin-1-like, whose amino-acid sequence METVVPQVETDKSFDGYLEDIDGKFKEALKELVPWLLAPENLVVKEINGHKITCQELMNYFRVYAKAFQAGSLPQPKSVLQATAEASHSAAKEKSTRFYLEGMDEMPRGDLDRLRKAHAKLLNEATDLFRTAPKIGDESLSQSYLESLTKELQGHFDRLYRDEEQFLLIEAEKEKQRERERQLERQKEEQREMERKREKERMQQLKRELQGQKEKEKANERQIEVLKEKLSALETDILEQNRLAVAAEGLGVARSAFEFATEIVKVVPRP is encoded by the exons ATGGAGACGGTTGTGCCACAGGTGGAGACGGACAAGTCGTTCGACGGCTACTTGGAGGACATTGACGGCAAATTCAAGGAGGCACTAAAGGAGTTGGTTCCTTGGCTCTTGGCACCAGAAAATCTTGTCGTCAAGGAGATCAATGGCCACAAAATCACATGTCAGGAACTCATGAACTACTTTCGG GTTTACGCCAAGGCATTCCAGGCAGGCAGTTTGCCGCAACCGAAATCAGTGCTACAG GCGACGGCAGAGGCAAGTCACAGCGCCGCCAAGGAAAAATCCACGAGATTCTACTTAGAAGGCATGGATGAG ATGCCTCGTGGTGACCTCGACCGGCTGCGAAAAGCACACGCTAAGCTGCTGAACGAGGCGACAGACTTGTTCAGAACAGCTCCTAAGATCGGCGACGAATCGCTGTCACAGAGCTACCTCGAAAGTCTCACAAAG GAACTTCAAGGGCATTTTGATCGCCTCTACAGGGACGAAGAGCAGTTTCTGCTAATAGAGGCAGAGAAAGAAAagcagagggagagagaaagacaacTTGAGAGGCAAAAAGAGGAGCAGAGagaaatggaaagaaaaagagagaaagaaagaatgcaGCAGTTGAAGAGAGAGCTGCAAGggcagaaggaaaaagaaaaggcaaatgaGAGGCAAATTGAAGTATTGAAGGAGAAGCTTTCTGCTTTGGAAACTGACATTTTGGAACAAAACCGACTAGCTGTGGCCGCCGAAGGGCTCGGCGTCGCACGCTCAGCTTTCGAGTTCGCCACGGAAATTGTGAAAGTTGTTCCTCGTCCGTAG